The proteins below are encoded in one region of Mycteria americana isolate JAX WOST 10 ecotype Jacksonville Zoo and Gardens chromosome 22, USCA_MyAme_1.0, whole genome shotgun sequence:
- the HCRT gene encoding hypocretin neuropeptide precursor produces the protein MGNHAAGILTLGKRKSVPPAFQSRLYRLLHGSGNHAAGILTMGKRGEHPGTACHDASGCPPGTDAQPTPALRGADTSPASPRECQGRSGKDLTKSQVQGAAKSFY, from the coding sequence ATGGGCAACCACGCTGCCGGCATCCTCACGCTGGGCAAGAGGAAGAGCGTCCCGCCGGCCTTCCAGAGCCGGCTCTACCGCCTCCTGCACGGCTCTGGCAACCACGCCGCTGGCATCCTCACCATGGGCAAGCGCGGGGAGCACCCTGGCACCGCCTGCCACGACGCATCGGGCTGTCCCCCGGGCACGGATGCCCAGCCGACGCCAGCGCTGCGGGGCGCTGacaccagccctgccagccccagggagtgCCAGGGACGCTCGGGGAAGGACCTGACCAAGAGCCAGGTCCAGGGAGCTGCGAAAAGCTTTTACTGA